Within Dictyostelium discoideum AX4 chromosome 4 chromosome, whole genome shotgun sequence, the genomic segment GTTGGGTCATTTTTAAcaatatttacatttatgCTTTACCCAAAATTAAGGTCATATccaataaaattgataatatatttatgtATGTCAATTGTGTTttcattattcttttttgagATATCATTCAGGTCATCAAATTCGTTATTTTGTATACCAGCAGCAATTTTGGttcattacttttttttagcAAATTTCTTTTGGACATTTTCAGTttctttcaatttctttcAAATGATTGTTAAAAGGAATAGAGATTCTGAATTTTATGAAagatattatcatttaatttcatgGGGAATTccatttataattataattttttgtgcagcatttaaaaaatatgttGATAGAGGTGGATTGTAagttaaataattaaaattggaaaaaaaaattaatattaaaataatattaattaattttttttttttttttttttttttttttttagttgttATTTAGAAGATCAATACTCTGTTTATTTTGGATTTTTCatgtaaatattaaatattttattattatcttttttttttttctaaaatttgtttttatttttttatttttaaaaaaaaggccAGGAGTAATTATTGTTTGTTCAAATATATGTATTTATGTATTTGTTgcaaaagaaatttataaaactttAAGACATACACCAACACAAAAACGTCAAACGGTTAAAGAATTTAGagtttatttttcaatttttgtaTCAATTGGAAGTTCATGGATTTTTggatttatttatatgttttcagattcaaattcaattattggatatatatttttaattttattttcaatttcaacatcATTACAaggattttttatttttatttcatattgtttaaattataaagttTTTGCTCATTATTCAAGATCTTTCACACAATATGGGGTTTCATTCTTTAAAAGATGGGAAAATTTGGATGGTGAAACAACACAATCTGGTCCAACTGGTACAACtgattcatcatcaacaatgacttcaacaacaacaacaacaaatgttTATTCTgcataaatttttttaaaaaaaaaataaataataaataattataaccattttttttatttttattttttatttatttaagtaATATACACCAATCAATATTTGGatgaattgtttttgaatcatttgaagTTGAAATAGACATATGACCAGAAAAGAATTCTGTATCATATTCTGTACCATTATCATCGATTAAGACTGGAACAGAGAGGAAACCTTTTGGAACTTCATTAGTATCAACAAATATCCATTCTGTTGTTAAATTTCCACAAATACCTCTATcgtatttttctttattattgcCTACCCATTTACCATTGTTATTGAATACACAAAATGCAGTGATCCAACCTGATAAATATCTTGGACCAGAACCACCACCTACTACATGAACAATACAATTCCACCAGCATGTATCAGGGTTACCATTAACAGAATcaattatattatcaatGATTGGATGAAGTAATTCAGTCCAAGAGTTCATACAATTTCCATCTGGATTACCATCGAaatcaaattcttttaatttttcaattctatttttaatatcgaTCCAATCATTAATTGTACCTAAAACTGTAACCTCTGGTAAAGAACATCTTAGTGACATTTTATattcaaagaaatttttaaCTGATGCCATCAATGCAATTGAAGCTGCCATTGTATCATTTGGAGTTGATGTTGTGAATGGTTTATTAGCCCATTCTCTAATTGATGGATCTTTAatattcttttcaatttgttttgtCATTAAATTTGTAAGTTGTTCATAGTTTGCTGTCATTAAtgtaccaccaccaactacTTCTAATTGTTTCTTTCCTTCGAAATCAACTATCTTGTTTCTTAACTTTTCAGAGTTTTCATTcaaatataatgaaaattgtACTAAAATTGCAATCCAAACATCATCAGGTTTAATTGTTAAACCatgatgattattatatGCTTGAAGggatgataaaataaaagaatttcCTCCAACACTTTTTGAAATTCCTTCTTTAATACTTGTTCTTACTATTTTTCTCTCTTTTGGTTgagttttaataaaactcATTGATGGATCTAAATATAATTGTTTATGATCAAAATCCTTTcctttaaattcattaaattctaCATCTGAAACCTTAAATGTTATtgacattttcttttttatatttttctttttttttttaaaaataataaaagaaaaaaaaaaaaaaaaatataaatattaaaatttttaaaaaaaaaaaaaaatatcttgttCAATGAATCAAAACagtaccaattaaaaaataaatattaaaaacttttttcaaataaaaaaaaatatctttctttttttttttctatttttgtacaaatttcttttattatcattattattaaaaattaatatctaaacctaataaagattttacaatttctaattaattaattaaaacagtattaaaaaaaaaaaaaaaaaaaaaataaaaaaaaactttttttttttctatttttatacaaatttctttattattaaaaattaatatctaaACCTAATAAAGATCTTGCAGTttctaattttgaatttgaatttgttaaatttttaattcttgacattaattgttttgaaaCTAAAGATAAATGTTTTGATAAggtatcattttcattaattatttcCCAATATTGATAAGAGAAAGTTTTAGCAGAAtctgttaaattattttgaactGGATGATTatgaaataatttctttggaatttgatttttctttGCATCTATAATTGTTAGAATAATACCTTGAGAAACTAAATCGATAcgatcaaataaaattttagagAATTTTTCAATCTTTTGAATTTTCTCAGAAGGTTCTTCATTCTCATTTGTaatcattttaattgtttctttAACATCATCATAATGACCACTTAATAAAATTGCCCAAACATCTTTTTCATGTTTAATAACTTTTGGTGAACGAAGTGATAATCTTGCCAATGTTATATACCACTCTGTCTTGATTTTATACATTTTAcctgaattttcaaatttcaatACACAGCCCTCAATTAACTTCATTTGTTTTACAAGTTCAACTAATTCAATTGTACTTTTACATGATTTAAATAACGATTGATCAGATGTTGTATCGATTAAATCCACCATTGGTATATTGAATGCTGTACATGTTTCTTGCAACTCTTTccattttaaatattcaccAGTGTGATTATTTCTAAGTGCTAAACATCTTAATCTCTCCTCACCATAgtataatataatttgttgttttgaTGAAC encodes:
- the lrlA gene encoding G-protein-coupled receptor family protein (Similar to GPCR) → MPSQLLNTVLSYLTDILLSLSIVGSFLTIFTFMLYPKLRSYPIKLIIYLCMSIVFSLFFFEISFRSSNSLFCIPAAILVHYFFLANFFWTFSVSFNFFQMIVKRNRDSEFYERYYHLISWGIPFIIIIFCAAFKKYVDRGGFCYLEDQYSVYFGFFMPGVIIVCSNICIYVFVAKEIYKTLRHTPTQKRQTVKEFRVYFSIFVSIGSSWIFGFIYMFSDSNSIIGYIFLILFSISTSLQGFFIFISYCLNYKVFAHYSRSFTQYGVSFFKRWENLDGETTQSGPTGTTDSSSTMTSTTTTTNVYSA